The following proteins come from a genomic window of Micromonospora echinofusca:
- a CDS encoding GNAT family N-acetyltransferase — MSVFLSTPRLVLREFTPDDADLLVELDGDPEVMRYLTGGRPTPPEAVRERVLPRILAHYRRAPGLGWWAAQDRGSGAFLGWFEFRPTRDGDAWEVELGYRLRRAAWGAGLATEGCRALIDKGFAELDVRRVTANTMTVNAASRRVMEKSGLRLVRTYVGDWPELIDGAEHGEVEYALTREHWLRRDAD, encoded by the coding sequence GTGAGCGTCTTCCTGAGCACCCCACGGCTGGTGCTGCGCGAGTTCACCCCCGACGACGCCGACCTGCTCGTCGAGCTGGACGGTGATCCCGAGGTGATGCGGTACCTCACCGGCGGGCGCCCCACCCCGCCCGAGGCGGTCCGGGAGCGCGTCCTGCCCCGGATCCTCGCCCACTACCGACGGGCGCCCGGCCTGGGCTGGTGGGCGGCGCAGGACCGGGGCTCGGGAGCCTTCCTGGGCTGGTTCGAGTTCCGTCCGACCCGCGACGGCGACGCCTGGGAGGTGGAGCTGGGCTACCGGCTGCGCCGGGCCGCCTGGGGCGCCGGGCTCGCCACGGAGGGCTGCCGGGCGCTGATCGACAAGGGCTTCGCCGAGCTCGACGTGCGGCGGGTCACCGCGAACACGATGACCGTCAACGCCGCGTCGCGCCGGGTGATGGAGAAGTCCGGGCTGCGGCTCGTGCGGACGTACGTCGGGGACTGGCCGGAGCTGATCGACGGCGCGGAGCACGGCGAGGTGGAGTACGCGCTGACCCGCGAGCACTGGCTGCGTCGCGACGCCGACTAG
- a CDS encoding MFS transporter, with product MTRWWSQTAGGLPRTFWYLWTATLINRLGSFVAIYLGVYLVSVRGLSPAYAGIVIGLHGAGSAAGGVLGGIVADRWGRRPAMLTGNVAAAAAAMALGLSGHPVAIAALTLLLGLCLGVARPAFTATVIDVVGERDRLRALTLNYWAINIGFAVAATVAGLLVRVQPLLLFAINAAVLLGTAALIGLTVPESRPAPVTVAQVARVDSGGLGTVLRDRVFLTFTALTGLAWLCIESSAMLPVALQADGLPASAFGPVIAVNGLMIVLGQLFVPRLIGRFDRSRTVAVAVVVIGAGFALTALADAVWFYALTVGVWTLGEMLMTPSNSALTADLAPAAQRGRYQGVYSLGHAFASFAGPTLGGLVAARFSTDVLWLGLFGLALLVAVGNLLAVRPRARRIAALRAAAAPAALREAAALA from the coding sequence ATGACGCGATGGTGGAGCCAGACGGCGGGCGGGTTGCCCCGCACCTTCTGGTACCTGTGGACGGCCACGCTGATCAACCGGCTCGGCAGCTTCGTCGCCATCTACCTCGGCGTCTACCTGGTGTCCGTACGCGGCCTCAGTCCCGCGTACGCCGGGATCGTGATCGGGCTGCACGGGGCCGGCAGCGCGGCCGGGGGCGTGCTCGGCGGGATCGTCGCGGACCGGTGGGGGCGACGACCCGCCATGCTGACCGGAAACGTGGCCGCCGCGGCGGCGGCGATGGCGCTGGGCCTGAGCGGCCACCCCGTGGCGATCGCGGCCCTCACCCTGCTGCTCGGGCTCTGCCTGGGCGTCGCCCGGCCGGCCTTCACGGCGACCGTCATCGACGTGGTGGGCGAACGGGACCGCCTGCGGGCGCTGACGCTGAACTACTGGGCGATCAACATCGGGTTCGCCGTCGCCGCGACCGTGGCCGGCCTGCTGGTCCGGGTCCAGCCGCTGCTGCTGTTCGCGATCAACGCGGCGGTGCTGCTCGGCACCGCCGCGCTGATCGGCCTGACCGTGCCCGAGTCGCGCCCCGCCCCGGTGACCGTCGCGCAGGTCGCCCGCGTCGACTCCGGCGGGCTCGGCACCGTGCTGCGGGACCGGGTCTTCCTGACCTTCACCGCCCTCACCGGGTTGGCCTGGCTCTGCATCGAGAGCAGCGCGATGCTGCCGGTGGCGTTGCAGGCCGACGGGCTGCCGGCGTCGGCGTTCGGGCCGGTCATCGCGGTCAACGGCCTGATGATCGTGCTCGGGCAGCTCTTCGTGCCTCGCCTGATCGGCCGCTTCGACCGGTCCCGCACCGTCGCTGTGGCCGTCGTGGTGATCGGCGCCGGCTTCGCCCTGACCGCGCTGGCCGACGCCGTCTGGTTCTACGCGCTCACGGTGGGCGTCTGGACGCTCGGCGAGATGCTGATGACCCCGTCGAACTCGGCGCTGACCGCCGACCTGGCGCCGGCCGCCCAGCGCGGCCGCTACCAGGGCGTCTACTCGCTCGGTCACGCCTTCGCCAGCTTCGCCGGGCCGACGCTGGGCGGCCTGGTCGCCGCCCGGTTCTCCACCGACGTCCTCTGGCTGGGGCTGTTCGGGCTGGCCCTGCTGGTGGCCGTCGGCAACCTCCTCGCGGTGCGGCCCCGGGCCCGTCGGATCGCCGCCCTGCGGGCCGCCGCGGCGCCCGCCGCCCTGCGCGAGGCCGCGGCGCTGGCGTGA
- a CDS encoding histone-like nucleoid-structuring protein Lsr2, producing the protein MARKVITVLTDDLDGGKADRTVEFSLDGVAYTIDVSDENAGVLRKALDPYINAGRRIGRGAVDAGRPPRRAGASGGSGMDREQNRAIREWATKNGYKISERGRIPVEVVEAYKNR; encoded by the coding sequence ATGGCGAGAAAAGTAATCACGGTCCTGACCGACGACCTCGACGGTGGAAAGGCCGACCGGACCGTCGAGTTCAGTCTGGACGGCGTGGCCTACACCATCGACGTCTCCGACGAGAACGCGGGCGTGCTGCGCAAGGCCCTCGACCCGTACATCAACGCTGGCCGGCGGATCGGTCGAGGAGCCGTCGACGCCGGGCGGCCCCCTCGGCGGGCGGGCGCGTCGGGCGGCTCGGGAATGGACCGGGAGCAGAACCGGGCCATCCGGGAATGGGCCACCAAGAACGGCTACAAGATTTCCGAGCGTGGCCGCATCCCGGTCGAGGTCGTCGAGGCGTACAAGAACCGCTGA
- a CDS encoding helix-turn-helix domain-containing protein: protein MAPRGRPTGAGHGQHHLEGHTAEPEELLPPLLAVLDGWAVLPGHLLRALLRPGRPAPIDLDDEERVMLRAIAGGRSTVEIAERMHVSERTVKRMTAALLRKLRVSTRAEAAALAGHAGLLGD from the coding sequence GTGGCCCCGCGGGGACGACCTACCGGCGCCGGGCACGGGCAGCACCACCTCGAGGGCCACACCGCCGAGCCGGAGGAGTTGCTGCCCCCGCTGCTGGCCGTCCTGGACGGCTGGGCGGTGCTGCCGGGACACCTGCTGCGCGCGCTGCTGCGTCCCGGCCGGCCGGCCCCGATCGACCTCGACGACGAGGAACGGGTCATGCTGCGCGCCATCGCGGGGGGACGCAGCACCGTCGAGATCGCCGAACGGATGCATGTCTCGGAACGCACCGTGAAGCGGATGACGGCCGCGCTGCTGCGGAAGTTGCGAGTATCCACGCGGGCCGAGGCGGCGGCGCTCGCGGGTCACGCCGGTCTGCTCGGCGACTGA
- a CDS encoding manganese catalase family protein: MFSHIKDLQFEAKPDGLDAAFARRLQEILGGKWGEMTVANQYLFQGWNCRLPGKYKDLFLDVGTEEMGHVEMIATMITRLLENAPLSLQEAADDNPMVGAIYGGSNPAHFIHGGGGALPADSNGVPWNGAFITASGNLMADFQLNVTAEAQGRLQVARLFNMTDDPGVKNMLRFLLARDTMHQNMWMAAIEQLKEDGLEEMPVPDAFPDSKEFTEKFSYTYLDFSPGTDASEGRWASGPAPDGKGEFRYDHSPRAHAPEPVLPPGDPRLYGTNPGLAKGAVNKVKSKLT, translated from the coding sequence TTGTTCAGCCACATCAAGGACCTTCAGTTCGAAGCCAAGCCGGACGGTCTGGACGCCGCGTTCGCCCGCCGGCTCCAAGAGATCCTGGGCGGCAAGTGGGGCGAGATGACCGTCGCCAACCAGTACCTCTTCCAGGGCTGGAACTGCCGCCTGCCCGGCAAGTACAAGGACCTCTTCCTCGACGTCGGCACCGAGGAGATGGGCCACGTCGAGATGATCGCCACGATGATCACGCGGCTGCTGGAGAACGCCCCGCTGTCGTTGCAGGAGGCCGCCGACGACAACCCGATGGTCGGGGCGATCTACGGCGGTTCGAACCCGGCGCACTTCATCCACGGCGGCGGCGGGGCGCTGCCGGCCGACAGCAACGGCGTGCCCTGGAACGGCGCCTTCATCACCGCCAGCGGCAACCTGATGGCCGACTTCCAGCTCAACGTCACCGCCGAGGCGCAGGGCCGGCTCCAGGTGGCCCGGCTGTTCAACATGACCGACGATCCCGGGGTCAAGAACATGCTGCGCTTCCTGCTGGCCCGCGACACCATGCACCAGAACATGTGGATGGCGGCCATCGAACAGCTCAAGGAGGACGGCCTGGAGGAGATGCCGGTGCCCGACGCGTTCCCGGACTCCAAGGAGTTCACCGAGAAGTTCAGCTACACGTACCTGGACTTCTCGCCGGGCACCGACGCGTCGGAGGGGCGCTGGGCATCCGGGCCGGCGCCCGACGGCAAGGGCGAGTTCCGCTACGACCACAGCCCGCGCGCGCACGCGCCCGAGCCGGTCCTGCCGCCCGGCGACCCGAGGCTCTACGGGACGAACCCGGGCCTCGCCAAGGGCGCCGTCAACAAGGTCAAGAGCAAGCTCACCTGA
- a CDS encoding putative manganese transporter has translation MTELVLRPLADAFMQVGVYVAVMVALFGWLRWRYGDRVTDGLTSRPRLGPLVGALLGVSPGCGGAIILMPLYARGKVSFGTVVAALAATMGDSSWVVLAWNPVFALKIHALLFAVGLVTGYVVDALGIDPARAVDRRVAAAPAPVGLAAVGGPDLAGARRLLGGLLPRVPASTAFWGLTTPAFAVSVPVVFQLVDPGALRRSFGGVDPYLALGVLGSLTAALIFAAGRGRLADDSLETAHPRSLRETLRHSAHEASFVTVWVAVAYLGWQVVTTTTGFDGSQLALTGLVGVLVGAGIGLVPGCAVQIVFTGLYVSGGLPLPTLVANAISQDGDALIPLAALRRHSAALATVVTTVPAAAVGAALLVLL, from the coding sequence GTGACCGAACTCGTGCTCCGTCCGCTCGCGGACGCGTTCATGCAGGTGGGTGTGTACGTCGCCGTGATGGTGGCGCTCTTCGGCTGGCTCCGCTGGCGCTACGGCGACCGGGTCACCGACGGGCTCACCAGCCGGCCCCGGCTCGGCCCGCTGGTCGGTGCGCTGCTGGGCGTCAGCCCCGGCTGCGGCGGGGCGATCATCCTGATGCCGCTCTACGCCCGGGGGAAGGTCTCCTTCGGCACGGTGGTCGCCGCCCTGGCGGCCACGATGGGGGACTCCTCGTGGGTGGTGCTCGCCTGGAATCCCGTGTTCGCCCTGAAGATCCACGCACTGCTCTTCGCGGTCGGCCTGGTGACCGGGTACGTCGTCGACGCGCTCGGCATCGATCCGGCCCGCGCGGTCGACCGCCGGGTCGCCGCCGCGCCCGCGCCGGTCGGGCTCGCGGCCGTGGGCGGACCGGACCTCGCCGGGGCGCGGCGGCTGCTCGGCGGGCTGCTGCCGCGCGTACCGGCGTCCACGGCGTTCTGGGGGCTGACCACGCCGGCGTTCGCCGTCTCGGTGCCGGTGGTCTTCCAACTGGTCGACCCGGGCGCGCTGAGGCGGTCCTTCGGGGGCGTCGACCCGTACCTGGCGCTGGGGGTGCTCGGTTCGCTGACCGCCGCGCTGATCTTCGCCGCCGGCCGGGGACGGCTGGCCGACGACAGCCTGGAGACGGCGCATCCCCGCTCGCTGCGGGAGACGCTGCGGCACAGCGCGCACGAGGCGTCCTTCGTCACCGTCTGGGTGGCCGTGGCGTACCTGGGCTGGCAGGTGGTGACCACCACGACCGGCTTCGACGGCTCCCAGCTCGCCCTCACCGGGCTCGTCGGCGTGCTGGTCGGCGCGGGCATCGGCCTGGTCCCCGGGTGCGCGGTGCAGATCGTCTTCACCGGCCTGTACGTCAGCGGCGGCCTGCCCCTGCCCACCCTGGTCGCCAACGCGATCAGCCAGGACGGGGACGCGCTGATTCCGCTCGCCGCGCTGCGCCGGCACTCGGCGGCGCTCGCCACCGTCGTCACCACGGTCCCGGCGGCGGCCGTCGGCGCCGCGCTGCTCGTCCTGCTCTGA
- the lon gene encoding endopeptidase La: MATLPVLPLTDAVLLPGMVIPVTLDPTTQAAVDAARATGEGTLLAVPRLDGEYGPVGAVATIEKVGRLPSGEPAAVVRGLSRARIGSGVPGPGAALWVEATELDEPAPAGRARELAREYRALMTSVLQQRGAWQVIDAIERMTDLSELADSAGYVSWLSLAQKTELLAAPDVTARLELLVGWVKDHLAEQEIAEQISTDVREGLEKSQREFLLRQQLSAIRKELGEDEPDGSADYRARVAAADLPDKVREAALREVGKLERASDASPEAGWIRTWLDTVLEMPWGTRTEDHTDLAAARAVLDADHAGLADVKDRILEYLAVRNRRAERNLGVVGGRGSGAVLALAGPPGVGKTSLGESVARALGRNFVRVSLGGVRDEAEIRGHRRTYVGALPGRIVRALREAGSMNPVVLLDEVDKLAAGYSGDPAAALLEVLDPAQNHTFRDHYLEVDLDLSDVLFLATANVVEAIPGPLLDRMELVTLDGYTEEEKVAIARDHLLPRQRERAGLTAEEVDVADDALARIAGEYTREAGVRQLERALAKILRKVAVALAADPAPVRVDTGNLATYLGRPKFTPESAERTAVPGVATGLAVTGAGGDVLFIEATSMEGEPGLTLTGQLGDVMKESAHIALSYLRSNGRRLELDPNALAGRRIHLHVPAGAVPKDGPSAGITMVTALASLASGRAVRPEFGMTGEVTLSGRVLPIGGVKQKLLAAHRAGLTEVIIPARNEPDLDDLPAEVREALTVHTLADVADVLALALRPADADTRPDPALTAA, translated from the coding sequence ATGGCAACTCTCCCGGTACTTCCCCTGACCGACGCCGTGCTCCTGCCCGGCATGGTCATCCCGGTGACCCTCGACCCGACCACCCAGGCCGCCGTCGACGCGGCCCGCGCCACCGGCGAGGGCACGCTGCTCGCCGTGCCCCGCCTCGACGGCGAGTACGGCCCCGTCGGCGCGGTCGCCACCATCGAGAAGGTCGGCCGGCTGCCCAGCGGCGAACCGGCCGCCGTCGTCCGCGGCCTGTCGCGCGCCCGGATCGGCTCCGGCGTGCCCGGCCCCGGCGCCGCCCTCTGGGTCGAGGCGACCGAACTCGACGAGCCCGCCCCCGCCGGCCGCGCCCGCGAACTCGCCCGCGAGTACCGCGCCCTCATGACGTCCGTGCTCCAGCAGCGCGGCGCCTGGCAGGTCATCGACGCCATCGAGCGGATGACCGACCTCTCCGAGCTGGCCGACTCGGCCGGCTACGTGTCCTGGCTCAGTCTCGCCCAGAAGACCGAACTGCTCGCCGCGCCGGACGTCACCGCCCGGCTGGAACTGCTCGTCGGCTGGGTGAAGGACCACCTGGCCGAGCAGGAGATCGCCGAGCAGATCAGCACCGACGTCCGAGAGGGGCTGGAGAAGTCCCAGCGGGAGTTCCTGCTGCGCCAGCAGCTCTCCGCCATCCGCAAGGAACTCGGTGAGGACGAGCCGGACGGCTCCGCCGACTACCGGGCCCGCGTGGCGGCCGCCGACCTGCCCGACAAGGTCCGCGAGGCGGCGCTGCGCGAGGTCGGCAAGCTGGAACGCGCCAGCGACGCCTCCCCGGAGGCGGGTTGGATCCGGACCTGGCTCGACACGGTGCTGGAGATGCCGTGGGGCACCCGTACCGAGGACCACACCGACCTGGCCGCCGCCCGCGCCGTGCTCGACGCCGACCACGCCGGCCTGGCCGACGTGAAGGACCGCATCCTGGAGTACCTCGCCGTGCGCAACCGGCGTGCCGAACGCAACCTCGGCGTGGTCGGCGGCCGGGGCTCCGGCGCGGTGCTCGCCCTCGCCGGCCCGCCCGGCGTCGGCAAGACCAGCCTCGGTGAGTCGGTCGCCCGCGCGCTCGGCCGCAACTTCGTCCGGGTCTCCCTCGGCGGCGTACGCGACGAGGCCGAGATCCGTGGCCACCGGCGCACCTACGTCGGCGCGCTGCCCGGCCGGATCGTGCGCGCCCTGCGCGAGGCCGGCTCGATGAACCCGGTCGTGCTCCTCGACGAGGTCGACAAGCTCGCCGCCGGCTACTCCGGAGACCCGGCCGCCGCCCTGCTGGAGGTGCTCGACCCGGCGCAGAACCACACCTTCCGCGACCACTACCTCGAGGTCGACCTCGACCTGTCCGACGTGCTCTTCCTGGCCACCGCCAACGTGGTGGAGGCCATCCCCGGCCCGCTGCTGGACCGCATGGAACTGGTCACCCTCGACGGGTACACCGAGGAGGAGAAGGTCGCCATCGCCCGCGACCACCTGCTGCCCCGGCAGCGGGAACGGGCCGGGCTCACCGCCGAGGAGGTCGACGTCGCCGACGACGCCCTCGCCCGCATCGCCGGCGAGTACACCCGCGAAGCCGGCGTACGGCAGCTCGAACGGGCGCTCGCGAAGATCCTGCGCAAGGTCGCGGTGGCCCTGGCCGCCGACCCGGCGCCGGTCCGCGTCGACACCGGCAACCTCGCCACCTACCTCGGGCGGCCGAAGTTCACCCCGGAGTCGGCGGAGCGCACGGCCGTGCCCGGCGTCGCCACCGGCCTGGCCGTCACCGGCGCGGGCGGCGACGTGCTCTTCATCGAGGCCACCAGCATGGAGGGCGAGCCGGGGCTGACCCTGACCGGCCAACTCGGCGACGTCATGAAGGAGTCGGCGCACATCGCGCTGTCGTACCTGCGCTCCAACGGGCGCCGCCTCGAGCTCGACCCGAACGCCCTGGCCGGACGGCGGATCCACCTGCACGTGCCGGCGGGCGCGGTGCCGAAGGACGGCCCCAGCGCCGGCATCACCATGGTGACCGCCCTGGCGTCGCTGGCCAGCGGCCGGGCGGTGCGCCCCGAGTTCGGGATGACCGGCGAGGTGACGCTCTCCGGCCGGGTGCTGCCCATCGGCGGGGTGAAGCAGAAGCTGCTCGCCGCCCACCGGGCCGGCCTGACCGAGGTGATCATCCCGGCCCGCAACGAGCCGGACCTCGACGACCTGCCCGCCGAGGTGCGGGAGGCGCTGACCGTGCACACCCTGGCCGACGTCGCCGACGTGCTCGCCCTGGCGCTGCGCCCGGCCGACGCCGACACCCGCCCCGATCCGGCGCTGACCGCCGCCTGA
- a CDS encoding DEAD/DEAH box helicase — MSSAPVRHDPPTEPGPAALDDTSAFADLGLRAELLGALTALGYEEPTPIQREAIPPLLAGRDLLGQAATGTGKTAAFALPLLQRMPDDRPGGAPVALVLVPTRELAVQVSEAFHRYGKDLGARVLPIYGGQPIGRQLRALDLGVDVVVATPGRALDHIARGTLDLGALATVVLDEADEMLDMGFAEDIEAILEHAPEQRQTVLFSATMPARIDGLARKHLTDPVRILIAREQPVAGEAPRVRQSAYIVARAHKPAALGRVLDVESPTAAIVFCRSREEVDRLTETMNGRGYRAEALHGGMSQEQRDRVMGRLRTGTADLLVATDVAARGLDVEQLTHVVNYDVPSAPESYVHRIGRVGRAGREGVAITLAEPREHRMLKTIERVTGQRIAIDKIPTVADMRTRRLELTQGALRESLLEDDLDPYRAIVESLTDEFDLVEVALAAVKLAHEATSPGSDDEEEIPQVPVRGPREGRPEAGGRGERRGGARPRSGGTTQVFIGLGRRAGVRPQDLVGAITGETGISGRDIGSIEIADRFSLVEVPQGVADEVIAGLRGSTIKGRKATVRRDRDGDGGGERRFDGADRRERRDRDFDRRDRR; from the coding sequence ATGAGTTCCGCACCCGTACGGCACGACCCGCCCACCGAGCCCGGCCCCGCCGCCCTCGACGACACGAGCGCCTTCGCGGATCTCGGACTACGCGCCGAGTTGCTGGGCGCGCTGACCGCCCTGGGCTACGAGGAGCCCACTCCGATCCAGCGGGAGGCCATCCCGCCGCTGCTGGCCGGTCGGGACCTGTTGGGTCAGGCCGCGACGGGCACGGGCAAGACGGCCGCCTTCGCGCTGCCGCTGTTGCAGCGGATGCCCGACGACCGGCCCGGCGGCGCCCCGGTGGCGCTGGTGCTGGTGCCCACCCGCGAGCTGGCGGTGCAGGTCTCCGAGGCGTTCCACCGCTACGGCAAGGACCTGGGCGCGCGGGTGCTGCCCATCTACGGCGGGCAGCCGATCGGCCGGCAGTTGCGCGCCCTGGACCTCGGCGTCGACGTCGTGGTCGCCACCCCGGGCCGCGCGTTGGATCACATCGCCCGGGGCACGCTCGACCTGGGCGCGCTGGCCACGGTGGTGCTCGACGAGGCCGACGAGATGCTCGACATGGGCTTCGCCGAGGACATCGAGGCGATCCTGGAGCACGCGCCGGAGCAGCGGCAGACGGTGCTCTTCTCGGCGACGATGCCGGCGCGCATCGACGGGCTGGCCCGCAAGCACCTGACCGACCCGGTACGCATCCTCATCGCCCGCGAGCAGCCGGTGGCCGGCGAGGCGCCCCGGGTGCGCCAGAGCGCGTACATCGTCGCCCGGGCGCACAAGCCGGCCGCGCTGGGCCGGGTGCTGGACGTCGAGTCCCCCACGGCGGCGATCGTCTTCTGCCGCAGCCGTGAGGAGGTCGACCGGCTCACCGAGACGATGAACGGCCGGGGCTACCGGGCCGAGGCGCTGCACGGCGGGATGAGCCAGGAGCAGCGCGACCGGGTGATGGGCCGGCTGCGTACGGGCACCGCGGACCTGCTGGTGGCCACCGACGTGGCCGCGCGCGGGCTGGACGTCGAGCAGCTCACCCACGTGGTCAACTACGACGTGCCGTCGGCGCCCGAGTCGTACGTGCACCGCATCGGCCGGGTGGGCCGGGCCGGTCGGGAGGGCGTGGCGATCACCCTCGCCGAGCCGCGCGAGCACCGGATGCTCAAGACCATCGAGCGGGTCACCGGTCAGCGCATCGCCATCGACAAGATCCCGACCGTGGCGGACATGCGCACCCGGCGGCTGGAGCTGACCCAGGGCGCCCTGCGGGAGAGCCTGCTGGAGGACGACCTCGACCCGTACCGGGCGATCGTCGAGTCGTTGACCGACGAGTTCGACCTGGTCGAGGTGGCCCTCGCGGCGGTGAAGCTGGCGCACGAGGCGACGTCGCCGGGCTCGGACGACGAGGAGGAGATCCCCCAGGTTCCCGTCCGGGGCCCGCGCGAGGGGCGGCCGGAGGCCGGCGGCCGGGGCGAGCGGCGTGGCGGCGCCCGGCCCCGCAGCGGCGGCACCACCCAGGTCTTCATCGGGCTGGGCCGGCGCGCCGGGGTCCGCCCGCAGGACTTGGTGGGCGCGATCACGGGCGAGACCGGGATCAGCGGTCGGGACATCGGCTCGATCGAGATCGCCGACCGGTTCTCGCTGGTGGAGGTGCCCCAGGGCGTCGCCGACGAGGTGATCGCGGGGTTGCGCGGCAGCACCATCAAGGGTCGCAAGGCGACCGTACGCCGGGATCGTGACGGCGACGGCGGCGGCGAGCGCCGCTTCGACGGGGCCGACCGGCGCGAGCGCCGCGACCGGGACTTCGACCGGCGCGACCGCCGCTGA
- a CDS encoding 2'-5' RNA ligase family protein — protein MRTVELVCSPELEAAVRGAWERLATAGLPSLARNAHPTNRPHLTLASVDEFPPGARPRLAALFDAALPLPVRLDRIAVLDGSAPLVWLLRPSPELTALHASVWDVLAAAPGQRPWHAPGRWRPHLSLALRFRDADRRLARAVAGVERPGGAFVAARSYDGSTRTVSPLGGDERRG, from the coding sequence GTGCGTACGGTCGAACTGGTCTGCTCGCCCGAGCTGGAGGCGGCCGTGCGCGGCGCCTGGGAACGGCTGGCCACGGCGGGCCTGCCGAGCCTGGCCCGCAACGCCCACCCGACCAACCGGCCGCACCTGACCCTCGCCTCCGTCGACGAGTTCCCGCCCGGCGCCCGGCCGCGCCTGGCCGCCCTGTTCGACGCGGCGCTGCCGCTGCCGGTGCGGCTGGACCGGATCGCGGTGCTCGACGGCAGCGCCCCGCTGGTGTGGCTGCTGCGCCCGTCGCCGGAGTTGACCGCCCTGCACGCGTCGGTGTGGGACGTCCTCGCGGCGGCGCCGGGCCAGCGCCCCTGGCACGCCCCCGGGCGGTGGCGGCCGCACCTGAGTCTGGCGCTGCGCTTCCGCGACGCCGACCGCCGGCTGGCCCGCGCGGTGGCCGGCGTCGAGCGTCCCGGCGGTGCGTTCGTCGCCGCCCGCAGCTACGACGGGTCGACCCGGACGGTCAGCCCGCTCGGCGGCGACGAGCGCCGCGGCTGA